In Fibrobacter sp. UWB15, the following proteins share a genomic window:
- a CDS encoding polysaccharide biosynthesis tyrosine autokinase produces MADSEQQTIVVGAQAQTPNNTITLLEALFILWKRRYLLCLFLLVGAAIGVVVGQWIRPQYTSDALFQIDIKGNKSARALGEMGSLLEVASPADAEIELIKSRLVLNYVVDQEHLMYSATPQGALNRLLHREGRMDIDFLNIPELARADRWEAVVTGDNSYAIYTPEETKLVEGMVGDLLSAPYAGDTLRIRVKLMRATLGEKFVIKQGNPLLAVRGLAGSLKVAEKGKQTGVIGISYSHRYADRAASILNTIANTYVRQNVEMRSAEAEKTLEFLETQLPGIKAKLDSSEKVLSDYRHSVGSVDMTGETRAHLDKEVDLQRQLLQLEQQRQQATRLFKEEHPSVQTIVKQQDRLRGELARLKKSAESMPVTQQEMIRLQEDVALNNAQYTAMLNNIQQLRVVRAGEVGNVRVVDFAQIEPIQSKPKKLNILVCCMAASFMVGVLLVFMLRMMRNGIRSSQELEHATNVSVFAKIPESKNRLVKDKRRKLTLVESSPNDQASEAFHTLQTALDFSLEAGQKVVMTCGLVPGVGKSFVAKNLAAVYAMNGKRVLLIDADMRKGVIRSSKYIGLTEVLSGKVEWREAVADARCQNLFVMGCGKRLMSPSELLRHDKFKALLEDLKQEYDMIIVDTPPVSMVTDAELIYPLVDFTLMVVHYGVDSLEQIKENLANLRRYADKPCAFVLNHCEYEPGHYYGYGYYGKGYYGKGYFSKS; encoded by the coding sequence ATGGCCGATAGCGAACAGCAGACGATTGTGGTTGGTGCACAGGCCCAAACGCCAAACAACACCATTACCTTGCTCGAGGCTTTGTTTATCCTTTGGAAAAGGCGTTACCTTTTGTGCCTGTTCCTTTTGGTGGGGGCTGCTATTGGTGTGGTGGTGGGGCAGTGGATTCGTCCGCAGTACACCAGCGATGCCCTGTTCCAGATAGACATTAAGGGTAACAAGTCGGCCCGCGCCTTGGGCGAGATGGGCTCTTTGCTAGAGGTGGCGAGCCCGGCCGATGCCGAAATCGAACTCATCAAGAGTCGCCTGGTTTTGAACTATGTGGTAGATCAAGAACACCTGATGTATTCGGCGACCCCCCAGGGGGCGCTTAACCGTTTGCTCCACCGCGAAGGCCGTATGGATATCGACTTCTTGAATATCCCTGAACTGGCCCGTGCCGACCGCTGGGAGGCGGTGGTAACAGGGGATAACTCTTACGCCATTTACACTCCCGAAGAGACTAAGTTGGTAGAAGGCATGGTGGGCGATTTGCTCTCGGCCCCTTATGCGGGCGATACTTTGCGCATACGAGTCAAGTTGATGCGTGCTACTTTGGGCGAAAAATTTGTGATAAAGCAGGGGAATCCTCTACTGGCGGTCCGGGGTCTTGCGGGGTCGTTGAAGGTTGCCGAGAAGGGCAAGCAGACCGGCGTAATCGGTATCTCTTACTCGCACCGTTATGCAGACCGTGCCGCCTCGATCCTCAATACCATTGCGAACACTTACGTGCGCCAGAATGTAGAGATGCGTAGCGCCGAGGCCGAAAAGACCTTGGAATTTTTGGAAACCCAGTTGCCGGGCATTAAGGCTAAACTCGACAGTTCCGAGAAGGTCCTGTCGGACTATCGTCACAGTGTTGGCTCGGTCGACATGACGGGTGAAACTCGCGCCCATCTCGATAAAGAGGTAGACTTGCAACGTCAGTTGCTGCAGTTGGAACAGCAGCGCCAGCAGGCGACGCGCCTGTTTAAAGAAGAGCACCCCTCGGTGCAGACCATTGTAAAGCAGCAAGACAGGTTGCGCGGGGAACTGGCCCGCCTCAAGAAGAGTGCAGAATCTATGCCGGTTACGCAGCAAGAAATGATCCGCTTGCAAGAAGATGTGGCGCTCAATAATGCCCAGTACACGGCCATGCTCAACAATATCCAGCAGCTGCGCGTGGTGCGCGCGGGCGAGGTGGGTAACGTGCGCGTGGTGGACTTTGCGCAGATTGAACCTATCCAGAGCAAGCCGAAAAAGCTGAACATTCTTGTATGCTGCATGGCCGCAAGCTTTATGGTGGGCGTGCTGCTGGTGTTTATGCTGCGCATGATGCGTAACGGTATCCGCAGTTCCCAGGAACTGGAGCATGCGACCAACGTGAGCGTGTTTGCCAAAATTCCGGAATCCAAGAACCGCCTTGTCAAGGACAAGCGCCGTAAACTCACTCTGGTGGAATCTTCGCCCAACGACCAGGCGAGCGAGGCGTTCCATACGCTGCAGACCGCTTTGGATTTCTCTTTGGAGGCTGGCCAGAAGGTGGTCATGACTTGCGGCTTGGTGCCGGGCGTGGGTAAGTCTTTTGTGGCCAAGAACCTGGCCGCCGTGTATGCCATGAACGGCAAGCGCGTATTGCTGATTGATGCCGATATGCGCAAGGGCGTTATCCGCAGTTCCAAGTACATAGGACTCACCGAGGTGCTTTCGGGCAAGGTGGAGTGGCGCGAGGCCGTGGCCGATGCCCGTTGCCAGAACCTGTTCGTGATGGGGTGCGGCAAGCGCCTGATGTCGCCCAGCGAACTGCTACGCCACGATAAGTTCAAGGCCTTGCTCGAAGATTTGAAGCAGGAATACGACATGATTATCGTAGATACCCCGCCGGTAAGCATGGTGACCGATGCCGAACTAATTTACCCCTTGGTAGACTTTACCCTGATGGTGGTGCATTACGGGGTCGATTCTTTGGAACAAATCAAGGAAAATTTGGCCAATTTGCGCCGTTATGCCGATAAACCTTGCGCCTTTGTGTTGAACCATTGCGAATATGAACCGGGCCACTATTATGGCTATGGTTACTACGGCAAGGGATATTATGGTAAGGGTTATTTCAGTAAATCGTAA